From Diospyros lotus cultivar Yz01 chromosome 4, ASM1463336v1, whole genome shotgun sequence, a single genomic window includes:
- the LOC127799789 gene encoding cytochrome P450 89A2-like gives MAETWFVVVVSLYLAALFKSFLNLILLFASSSSSSSSSSSKKLPPGPPAVPVIGSFLCSRPILRHLRDQHGPILTLRIGSRPTIFIGAHSTAHRALVQNGAIFSDRPKALPASRLITSNQHNVSSAAYGPTWRLLRRNLTSEVLHPSRVRSYSRARKWVLSVLIRRLLDSGGAAVKVVDHFQHAMFCLLVLMCFGDKLDEEQINEIEAVQRHLMLSLNRFSILNFWPSLGKILFRRRWNELIRIRRNQYRVLIPLIKARQEVVQQRRRKEKIIKADGDDEQENKTREDKEEEGVVAYVDTLVDLELPNEKRKLNDDEIVSLCSEFLNGGTDSTSTALQWVMANLVKYPRVQAKLYEEITSIVGPPPQPQQSKTSELDTAIREQDLQKMPYLKAVVLEGLRRHPPFHFVLPHTVMEDAELEGYMVPKSSTVNFMVAEMGWDPKVWEEPMEFKPERFLDGNGHGMNGVVDITGSREIKMMPFGAGRRICPGSGLALLHLELFVANLVWYLEWKAVDGDEVDLSEKEEFAVVMKNPLRAHVCPRAASATATCS, from the coding sequence ATGGCGGAGACGTGGTTCGTCGTCGTCGTCTCCCTCTACCTGGCCGCTTTGTTCAAATCCTTTCTCAACCTAATCCTCCTGttcgcttcttcttcttcttcttcttcttcttcttctagtaaGAAGCTTCCTCCAGGCCCACCCGCTGTTCCAGTCATCGGTAGCTTCCTCTGTTCCAGGCCCATCCTCCGCCACCTCCGTGACCAGCACGGCCCAATCCTCACCCTCCGAATCGGGTCCCGACCGACCATCTTCATCGGCGCCCACTCCACCGCCCATCGGGCCCTAGTCCAGAACGGCGCCATCTTCTCCGACCGGCCCAAGGCTCTCCCCGCCAGCCGCCTCATCACCAGCAACCAGCACAACGTCAGCTCCGCCGCCTACGGTCCCACCTGGCGCCTCCTCCGCCGCAACCTCACCTCCGAGGTCCTCCACCCCTCCCGCGTCAGATCCTACTCCCGCGCTCGGAAGTGGGTCCTCTCCGTCCTCATCCGTCGCCTCCTCGACTCCGGCGGAGCAGCCGTCAAGGTGGTCGACCATTTTCAGCACGCCATGTTCTGTCTCCTAGTGCTGATGTGCTTTGGAGACAAGCTGGACGAGGAGCAAATTAACGAAATCGAGGCCGTTCAGCGCCACCTGATGTTGAGTTTAAACCGTTTCAGCATACTCAATTTTTGGCCCAGTTTAGGAAAGATTTTGTTCCGTCGCCGCTGGAACGAGCTGATTCGGATTCGCCGGAATCAGTACAGGGTTTTGATTCCTCTCATAAAAGCCCGACAAGAAGTCGTCCAACAACGTCGACGCAAGGAAAAAATTATCAAGGCCGACGGAGATGACGAACAGGAGAATAAAACACgggaagataaagaagaagagggcGTGGTGGCATACGTGGACACCTTGGTGGATCTGGAGCTGCCGAACGAGAAGAGGAAGCTCAACGACGACGAGATAGTGAGTCTCTGCTCCGAGTTTCTCAACGGGGGCACCGACAGCACCTCGACGGCGCTGCAATGGGTGATGGCCAACCTGGTCAAATACCCCCGCGTCCAAGCCAAGCTGTACGAGGAGATCACGTCGATAGTGGGGCCGCCGCCGCAGCCTCAGCAATCGAAAACCAGTGAACTCGACACCGCCATAAGAGAGCAGGATCTTCAGAAGATGCCCTACCTAAAAGCGGTGGTGTTGGAGGGACTGAGGCGGCACCCACCGTTCCACTTCGTCCTGCCGCACACGGTGATGGAGGATGCCGAGCTGGAGGGATACATGGTGCCAAAAAGCTCGACGGTGAACTTCATGGTGGCGGAGATGGGTTGGGACCCCAAGGTTTGGGAGGAACCCATGGAGTTCAAGCCGGAGAGGTTCCTTGATGGGAATGGGCATGGGATGAATGGAGTGGTGGACATAACAGGAAGCAGAGAGATAAAGATGATGCCATTTGGGGCGGGGAGGAGGATCTGTCCGGGATCTGGGTTGGCTCTGCTTCACCTGGAGTTGTTCGTGGCCAACTTGGTCTGGTACTTGGAATGGAAGGCCGTGGACGGCGACGAAGTTGATCTATCGGAGAAGGAAGAATTCGCCGTCGTCATGAAGAACCCACTGCGAGCGCATGTCTGTCCCAGAGCAGCATCGGCAACCGCCACTTGTTCTTAA